The following are encoded together in the Clostridia bacterium genome:
- a CDS encoding metallophosphoesterase, which produces MDVFRDPFYRIVDSEIVIPGVAGTHTLMQVSDLHLAVSDELSDEAERETAASREANWMTLREDFTRWHSEPFDDSKRIPSAEVLKKMLALAEAMRPDVLIMTGDMLDFVGPAGVRAMRAALAGYGGRLIYVDGNHDAGGGGVRDGGAEVARLDGFTVVGVNNGGLTVSDAGLADLKALCTEGAPLIVAQHVPVLTETSREKIAGFGEYFYIGADSEKANAAEFVRLERDETAVKAVLCGHLHCFVRSEIAPGKPQLCASSALCGFVHRVTVKGCA; this is translated from the coding sequence ATGGACGTTTTCCGCGATCCGTTCTACAGAATCGTCGACAGCGAAATAGTTATCCCCGGCGTCGCGGGAACGCATACGCTCATGCAGGTCAGCGATCTGCACCTCGCGGTTTCGGACGAACTGTCGGATGAAGCGGAACGCGAAACAGCCGCTTCGCGCGAGGCGAACTGGATGACGCTGCGCGAGGACTTCACCCGCTGGCACAGCGAGCCGTTTGACGATTCCAAGCGCATCCCGAGCGCGGAGGTGCTGAAAAAGATGCTTGCGCTCGCGGAGGCGATGCGTCCGGACGTCCTGATAATGACGGGCGATATGCTCGATTTCGTCGGCCCCGCGGGAGTCCGCGCTATGCGCGCGGCGCTCGCCGGCTACGGCGGCAGGCTGATCTACGTAGACGGCAACCACGACGCCGGCGGCGGCGGAGTGCGCGATGGCGGCGCCGAGGTTGCGCGCCTCGACGGCTTCACCGTAGTCGGAGTGAATAACGGCGGGCTGACCGTTTCAGACGCCGGGCTTGCGGATCTGAAAGCGCTCTGCACCGAGGGCGCGCCGCTCATAGTCGCGCAGCACGTTCCCGTGCTGACCGAAACGAGCCGCGAAAAGATCGCCGGCTTCGGCGAATACTTCTATATCGGCGCGGATTCCGAAAAAGCCAACGCCGCGGAATTCGTCCGCCTCGAGCGGGATGAAACAGCGGTCAAGGCGGTGCTCTGCGGACATCTTCACTGCTTCGTCCGCAGCGAGATCGCGCCAGGCAAGCCGCAGCTCTGCGCCTCGTCCGCGCTCTGCGGTTTCGTCCACCGGGTGACCGTGAAGGGCTGCGCGTAG